A window of Paenibacillus sp. 19GGS1-52 contains these coding sequences:
- a CDS encoding sugar ABC transporter permease: MKGRKYPLYFAFPALAVFLLFFITPTVIGFYYSFTDWNINADTISFNGLDNYRALFQEPRLLTAFKNTLIFAAAVTVFQNVLGLGLALILNEALKAKNFLRMIFFMPYVISPIVIGYIFRAIYHPSNGIINHVLNSVGLGFMAQDWLNNPKFALFSIIMTDLWRVTGFSMVVYLAGLQFISKDLIESSSIDGAHYWQRFRFIVFPLLAASLTVNVLLAMINSMKIFEMVMVLTDGGPGYTTEVFFTYIRNMFSTGQFGYATAVNLMLFVLVTIIGVPVLMGLKKREMEY; encoded by the coding sequence ATGAAAGGACGCAAATACCCTTTATATTTTGCATTTCCAGCGCTCGCGGTGTTCTTGCTGTTCTTCATTACGCCGACGGTTATCGGCTTCTATTACAGCTTTACCGACTGGAACATTAACGCAGATACGATATCTTTTAACGGGCTAGATAATTACCGGGCGTTGTTTCAAGAGCCGAGACTCTTGACCGCTTTTAAGAATACGCTTATATTCGCAGCTGCAGTTACCGTGTTTCAGAATGTTTTGGGACTTGGACTGGCGCTGATTCTCAACGAGGCACTCAAGGCAAAGAATTTTTTGCGGATGATCTTTTTTATGCCTTATGTCATCTCACCGATCGTCATTGGCTATATTTTTCGGGCTATCTATCATCCCTCGAACGGTATCATTAATCATGTGCTGAACTCCGTAGGACTGGGCTTTATGGCCCAGGATTGGCTCAATAATCCGAAGTTTGCCTTATTTTCAATCATCATGACAGATTTATGGCGGGTTACAGGCTTCTCCATGGTTGTCTATCTGGCAGGTCTGCAATTCATCTCCAAGGATCTAATTGAGAGTTCCTCCATTGATGGAGCGCATTACTGGCAACGTTTCCGCTTTATTGTATTCCCTCTCTTGGCGGCTTCTTTAACGGTGAATGTGCTGCTGGCGATGATCAATTCGATGAAAATCTTTGAAATGGTGATGGTGCTGACAGATGGCGGGCCAGGGTATACGACAGAAGTATTCTTCACTTATATAAGGAATATGTTCAGTACGGGGCAATTTGGATATGCTACTGCGGTCAATCTGATGCTGTTTGTGCTGGTTACCATAATCGGTGTGCCTGTACTAATGGGCCTGAAGAAGAGGGAGATGGAATACTGA